AGATGCTGTAAGGAGCAACAAGTTCGGGAACGTTCTCCAATATTTTGATCAACGTACCTAATTGCAGCGTATCTTCCCAAGGTTTGAAAAGGCGTAAAGTGTTGAACAAAAGTTTATtatgaatttgaaattccACTTGGTTGACGGTTATCGGAGCTCCATGAGAAGCTCCATCAGCAACTGAATTTTTGAACCAAACGCAATTATCAGGAAATGCTACGCTAAAGTCACGGGAAGCTCCAAAAGTTAAGAAAAACTCATTTGCCTTCTTAACCAAATTCTTGTTTGatgaataataaaagtGATGAATCTTTGAAGCCGCTAGttcatttaaaattttggtTTTAGTAGTTCTCTTGAAGGATTTCTCCTTTAAAATGTCGTTTATGAATACCGATAGTATGTGCTCAGATAACTTGTCAGAATCAGCCTTATTCATGAATTTAAATAGGTTGCTCATAATCTTAAAGTTTTCTGTCAAAAGTTCTTTTCTCACGAATGGGGAAGCATTTGAGATCAATGTCAACCAAAACTTGATAAATGTAAATCTTAATGAGTCATGTTTGGATGAATCAGCAGATGAATTCCCATTGGCTAACTCAGACTTGCTTGGTACCAACAGTCTTGGTAAAATaggtaatgaaaaatcgAAATATGAAACTAATTCCTCTATATGTTGCCCATTGTTGAAATTGACTATTTGTTTGAGTAGACGAAGAATTGGATTAGTTAATTGCGCACGCATATTGTTCAACCCTCTATAGAGAACTTTTGTGTAATCGGTCAATATCAATCTAATTAGACCGCTCCCAATAGTCACTGTACTAGTATCAGATGACAAAACTCGTAAGGTTTTAGTCAGTAATGAGGTAGTTTTCGAGAATTTCCCATGGTTATTTACTTGAGCATAATATGACCAAGTCTGTACCAATTGAGCACCAAATCCTCTTTGGAAGAACACTATTAGAGGTTGGTAATCTTTGGAGAGAGTTTCATCTTCGACTGCACTGATTATACTTTCTAGTGTTTCTAATGTACCGTCTTCGAACTCTTTCCCTTGGGTGTACTTCTCCCTTCTCTGGTCGCGAGATCCATAGGCTTCGCTATGATTACTCATTATGTAAGTGCTCCTCTAGTTCTGTTAGATGAAGTAGTACCGCATAGATTAGAGAAATAATATCCAATCAAGAATATAACCGAACTATTCTTTGCGATGAGCTTTATtgctgaaatttttcatatttcGTCTACAGTGATATAATATTGAAATCCTCATGCAAGTCGTGCATAGGTAAAAGCTGTTTACTATATGTTGGTGCACTATTATCATATAATTTTAGTTTGGTCGTATACTAGTGCGgcagtaataataaatgCTTTAGAATCTTCAATCTTCATTTGTTTACGTAAAATGAAAACGTTTTGTGTTAGAATTGACAGATTGAAGTTTAATTTTAGGTGTCGGGAGAAACATTTTAATCCCTTTTTATGAATATAATTTAAGtactaaaaaaatcaccatAATTATACAAAGTAACTGCAATTTAAAAGTACGTTTATAATTAATTCACATACACATGTTATTGTATCTAACTAAATAGTCTCGAAATAGTTCAATTGAGTACGCAAACTAACACAGTCAGTACAGATCGTAAAGTTTTCCGTCAATAGGGCCCTGACGGAGAAAGATTCCCTTTCCTATATTAGGAATCTAATAGACAAATTCATCAAGATATGCTTCCGCAACAAATCTTGCTCTGGCATTCAAAAACAGTTTAATTTCACTGATTTCCTTATCCACGTCCTCCATGaattcaataataaaatcaaCCAATTTCCCAGTTTTCATTGATTCAGTATGCTTATTAGTtattagaaaagaaatactgTAGCCAGGTATTGGTACACGTCTCAGAATGTAGAATGCTTCAGCACGCTGTTCCAAAAATCTAGTAAACTTGTGAACTAAAATCTGCTCAATTTCATCTGCCTGTTTCACCATTAAACTCATACGCACCGAGTTTACACTGGGCTCAATCAATActtgttcattttcattacgAGATATATGCATCGGTTGGAGCAACAATTCGGCGCTAGTGTTAGGGACTTCAACTTCCGGTCTGTTGTGCCTCTCCACTTCCTGCGAAGAGAAATTGCTCAAAGTCAACGCAGCTTCCAGGGAATAACGAACAGCCGTTAGATACGGACGTAATGATTGTGACATTTCCTACTATCAGTTGCTTCCTCTTTTATCTTTTGTCAAAGTGACACCGAGTTGTTCCGAAAGCCTCTATTTGCTTGGCTTTACAggctttttttgttctatAATTGTATTTTGCTATACAAAAGGGGCGACGTGGTAAACGATATGAAATTATCgacaataataatgtaCTTGGAAATCTGGCAGTTGATGACATCGCAATAGCGTGCCTACCTATCAGGATAACAAGGTCTGAAGCCAGATCGACCACTAGACAAGCATTGCCGGAGGTGGGAGACGTGAAACTATGTCTATTTGGAAGGAAGCTAAAGATGCAAGTGGAAGGATATATTATTACAATACTTTGACAAAGAAATCTACGTGGGAGAAGCCCAAGGAACTAATTTCTCAGGAGGAGCTACTTCTTCGAGAAAATGGCTGGAAGGCGGCCAAGACGGCAGACGGCAAAGTATACTATTATAATCCAACAACAAGAGAAACCAGCTGGACTATTCCGGCCTTCGAGAAGAAAGTAGAACCCATCGCAGAACAAAAACATGATACAGTATCCCATGCACAGGTTAATGGAAATAGAATAGCCCTTACGGCTGGAGAAAAACAAGAGCCGGGACGAACTATAAACGAGGAGGAAAGCCAATATGCTAATAACTCTAAACTGCTTAATGTCAGGAGAAGgactaaagaagaagcagagAAGGAATTTATTACCATGCTGAAGGAAAATCAAGTAGACTCTACTTGGTCATTCAGTAGAATTATTTCAGAACTGGGGACCAGAGAT
The nucleotide sequence above comes from Saccharomyces cerevisiae S288C chromosome XI, complete sequence. Encoded proteins:
- the ARC19 gene encoding Arc19p (Subunit of the ARP2/3 complex; ARP2/3 is required for the motility and integrity of cortical actin patches; mutation is functionally complemented by human ARPC4); protein product: MSQSLRPYLTAVRYSLEAALTLSNFSSQEVERHNRPEVEVPNTSAELLLQPMHISRNENEQVLIEPSVNSVRMSLMVKQADEIEQILVHKFTRFLEQRAEAFYILRRVPIPGYSISFLITNKHTESMKTGKLVDFIIEFMEDVDKEISEIKLFLNARARFVAEAYLDEFVY